The genomic region GAGCCTATGGACGATCAATGTGAGTATATCGTTGGAACACTGGACATGTTTACGTTCAATGTGGGGTATCCTTCTCTTGCTCATGGAACCGGTACGCTCTATCATCTTCCGAAATTCATACGCGATTTGCTGGAACTGGAATTAAAACGACCAGGGGCGCTGGACGACAGCCTGCGAGCCCGCTGGCATGAAACTAAATAAAGGACTTGCCTTCTGCTGTAGCGGCGGCTAGTGGTAATTACATCTACGGAGCGGGAGAGGATAGGCTGTGCGTTTAGTACATATAAACTTATTGCAGCCTGGCATGAAGCTGGGGAAACGTATTTATAGTGAAGAAGGCCTGGTATTACTTAGTGAGGATGTTGAGCTGACGAGCCGACTGATTGGGCGTCTCAAGGATCTTGGGGTCGGTTATGTGTATATCAAAGATGCTGCGACCGAGGATATCATTGTTCCAGATATGTTGCAGGAAGAGACCCGAAGGAAGGCACTGGTAGAGATCAAGCAGCAATTTCAGAGCATGTCCGGTATGAAAACGAAGAATCAGATTCCTCATTTCGGCAAAGCGCTTAGTGGTGTGATGAATACCATTCTGGAAGACATCGGCAGTCAGAAGGAAGCCATGATTATGCTGATGGACATGAACTCCAGTGATTTTGACCTGTATAATCATTCGCTGAATGTATGTGTGTATACACTGGTTCTTGGTGTCGCTTCGGGGTACACACGCCAGCAATTAATGGAGATTGGTCTGGGTGCCTTGTTGCATGATATTGGTAAGACACAGATTGCACCAGAAATCCTGAACAAACCCTCCAGATTGAGTGACGAGGAATTCAAAATCATTCAGCAGCACACTACATATGGTCACCGCATTCTCAAAGACGAGCCAGGTATTCCGCTTCTATCTGCGCATTGTGCGTTACAGCATCATGAACGAATTGATGGCAGCGGATATCCCTTTGGCCTGAAGGATAAAGAGATTCATGAGTATGCCAAGTGGATTGCGCTTGCTGATTCGTATGATGCCATGACGACGAATCGGGTGTACAAGCAAGCTTTGCTGCCACATCAGGCCGTAGAGGTGCTGTATACTGGCTCAGGAACGCTTTATGAACAACGCATGCTGGAGAAGTTCAGAGATTGTGTAGCAATCTACCCTGTGGGTCTTTCAGTTACGCTCAGTACAGGAGAAGTCGGGGTCGTCGCATCGATTCATTCACGCGTTCCTCAACGTCCGCTGATCCGGGTTCTCAAGGATGCGGAGGGCCAGACCTTATCTTCGCCTTATGAAATCAACCTTCTGACAGCACTGTCTGTGATGATCACAGGTGTAGAGGGTGTGGAGGATGTACCTTCATTCGCCCAAAATGAACGGTTGGAAAGTTAAATAAGCTTTGAAGATGATTAGCGCTCATGTCGTAATATCGGGGCCGTTTCGTGATTCGGCCCGGAGTTACCTGAGTGTTTTTTGTCATGTAATGGACAGGGTCTACGTATGCCGAAGCATTCAAAATTGTGCTATGATAAAAGATAACTCCAAAAAGAGAAACACAAGGTATGATGTAAATAAAACTTTTTAGGTTAATAAAAGGAATAAGGTGAAGAACAATGACCATGCTAAACTCAGGATCGGTACAACCGATGCCTTTATCTCCGACGAATGATCCGTGGGATCCGATCGGCTCTCTGCGTACATATGGACGCCATGTGTTGACCAGTGTAGAAATGACTGTGACACATCTGTGCAACATGAGGTGTGAGCACTGTGCCGTGGGAGATATGCTTACGATGCGTGAAGCACCGGCTCTTCCGTTACCCCTGATGCTGAAACGATTGGATGAAGTCGAGCATCTGCAGACGATTAGTCTGACGGGCGGCGAGCCAAGCTTTAGCCAGAAAACAGTGGATGAGATGATTATTCCACTGCTTAAATATGCCAAGGAACGTGGAATTCGTTCCCAGATCAATTCCAACTTAACGCTAGATATTAGCCGATATGAGCAACTTTTGCCGTATCTGGACGTTATGCATATCTCATTCAACTACCTGAATGCTGACGATTTCCATCAAGTCGGATTTGCGAATAGTGGCAGACCTGTGAAACGTGAAGTAGCGGTGAAGATGTATGAGAAAATGATTGAAAATTCCCGTAAATTAAGTGAAGCAGGCATGTTTATCTCTGCCGAGTCCATGATTAACTTCCGTACACACGACAAACTGGATGGTATTCATCAATTGATTCGTGAGATGGGCTGTGTTCGTCATGAGGTGCATCCGATGTATAATTCGAACTTTGCTTCTTCCCTGCCTGTGTTATCACTGGACCATATGAGAGCAGCGATTCATCGTTTGCTTGATGTGCGTGACAAGGATATGTGGATGCTCTTCGGAACCCTGCCATTCTTCGCGTGCAGTGCCGCAGAGCAGGATCGGGAACTGATCAACCGACTATACAGCGAGCCAAATGTGACGGTACGCAATGATCCGGACGGACGTAACCGGGTTAACGTCAACATGTTTACGGGCAATGTGTATGTGACGGATTTTGCAGACATCCCGGCATTTGGCAACATTCGTGATCGCAAACTGGATGATGTGTTCCATGAATGGTCAGCTGAACATCCGTTGAATCAAACGGTCAACTGCCATTGTGATATCGCATCCTGTTGCGGACCAAACCTGCTGGTGGCAGATATGTATTACAAAGGTGTGGATTTCAAATCGAGAAAGGCAATCACACGTTGATATTCCAGGTGTATTCCTGAAATAGATAGAAAAGGGGAGTTTCAACTTGGATATTCATACCGAATTTCATCTTGGGCAGCTGGTATTTAATCTGGTCTGTGTCTTTTTGCTCGTATTTTTGAATGGCGTATTTGTCGCAGCGGAATTTTCCCTTGTGAAAGTAAGGCAGACACGCTTAACTCAATTGCAGAGTGAAGGAAACCGTATGGCTGGTTACGCATTGAAGGTGAATAGTAAACTGGATTCCTATCTATCAGCAACTCAGTTCGGGATTACACTGACATCGCTTGGACTCGGGTGGCTGGGAGAACCGGCCATCTCCGAATTGCTCGTTGAGCCACTCATGTATAAGATCGGCGTAGGAGATACAGGGCTTATATCGACAGTGTCTGTCATTATCGGTTTCTGTATCATTACGTTTCTGCATATTGTGCTGGGTGAGCTTGCGCCTAAGTCGTTGGCAATTCAAAAAACAGACGGAGTGGCATTGTTTTTATCTGCACCCTTGCTGTTGTTCTATAAAATCTTTTTCCCCTTCATTTGGGTACTGAATGTATCGGCTAATGCATTGCTGCGTTTGGCGGGTATCGAGCCTGCCAGCGAAGGAGAAGCACACTCGGAAGATGAACTTCGTATTCTGATGAAGCAGAGTGCCAAGAGTGGTGTCATCGATAAAGATGAGATCAAACTGATGGACAA from Paenibacillus sp. FSL R5-0341 harbors:
- a CDS encoding HD-GYP domain-containing protein, yielding MRLVHINLLQPGMKLGKRIYSEEGLVLLSEDVELTSRLIGRLKDLGVGYVYIKDAATEDIIVPDMLQEETRRKALVEIKQQFQSMSGMKTKNQIPHFGKALSGVMNTILEDIGSQKEAMIMLMDMNSSDFDLYNHSLNVCVYTLVLGVASGYTRQQLMEIGLGALLHDIGKTQIAPEILNKPSRLSDEEFKIIQQHTTYGHRILKDEPGIPLLSAHCALQHHERIDGSGYPFGLKDKEIHEYAKWIALADSYDAMTTNRVYKQALLPHQAVEVLYTGSGTLYEQRMLEKFRDCVAIYPVGLSVTLSTGEVGVVASIHSRVPQRPLIRVLKDAEGQTLSSPYEINLLTALSVMITGVEGVEDVPSFAQNERLES
- the yfkAB gene encoding radical SAM/CxCxxxxC motif protein YfkAB: MTMLNSGSVQPMPLSPTNDPWDPIGSLRTYGRHVLTSVEMTVTHLCNMRCEHCAVGDMLTMREAPALPLPLMLKRLDEVEHLQTISLTGGEPSFSQKTVDEMIIPLLKYAKERGIRSQINSNLTLDISRYEQLLPYLDVMHISFNYLNADDFHQVGFANSGRPVKREVAVKMYEKMIENSRKLSEAGMFISAESMINFRTHDKLDGIHQLIREMGCVRHEVHPMYNSNFASSLPVLSLDHMRAAIHRLLDVRDKDMWMLFGTLPFFACSAAEQDRELINRLYSEPNVTVRNDPDGRNRVNVNMFTGNVYVTDFADIPAFGNIRDRKLDDVFHEWSAEHPLNQTVNCHCDIASCCGPNLLVADMYYKGVDFKSRKAITR